DNA from Flavobacterium aestivum:
ATTGCCACAAGAGTTTAAAATAGATGGGCAGTCTGATATAAAAGAACCAATAGGTATGTATGGAGGAAGACTAGAGAGTAGTTTTCATGTTGTTGTAGGACAAGCATCATCTATCAGAAATGTTGGAAGATGTATCCAAAGTTCAGGGATAGAATTGTCAGGACTAACACTGGAGCCATTGGCATCATCGGATGCGGTTTTAAGTCAGGAAGAAAAAGAAGCGGGAGTTGCACTTATAGATATAGGAGGAGGAACTACCGATTTGGCTATTTTTAAAGATGGGATCATTCGTCATACAGCAGTTATACCTTTTGGAGGAAATGTAATTACTGATGACATCAAAGAAGGATGTTCAATCATAGAAAAGCAAGCCGAATTATTAAAAGTGAAATTTGGTTCAGCTTGGCCAGGAGAAAATAAAGACAATGAGATTGTTTCTATTCCGGGATTAAGAGGCAGAGAGCCAAAAGAGATTTCATTAAAGAATCTGTCAAAAATAATTAATGCGAGAGTAGTAGAAATTATTGAGCAGGTTTTTACAGAAGTAAGAGCTTATGGACATGAGGATCCCCGCAAAAAATTAATTGCAGGAATTGTACTTACCGGAGGAGGAGCACAGTTAAAGCATATTAAGCAGTTGGTAGAATATATTACAGGAATGGACACAAGAATTGGTTATCCAAATGAGCATTTGGCAGGCAATTCGGATGTAGAGATTTCAAGCCCATTATATGCTACAGCGGTAGGGTTAGTAATGAATAGTATAGAGAATAAAACACAAAGTGCAGTTAGAATGCAAGCGACGATAGTTCCTGAAAAAGTGATTTACAGAGAACCAGTGATCGAGGCGATTGTGGAAGTAAAAGAAGAAGTATACGTGGAGCCTGAAAAAGTGTTCCAGCAAAGTCATACCAAAGAAGAATCGACTGAAAACAAAATAAGAAGATCCTTTTTTGATAAATATGTGGATAAGATTAAAGATTTTTTGGATAACGCAGAGTAAGTATTATCAAGAATAGAATAAGTTATCGATTCTCCTTTTTGCCCCAAGCCAAGAGTAGTAAAAATTAAAATTAATTAAATTTCAAAACCCCATATTATGTCAAGCAACTCAGAATTTGGAAGCATTTCATTTGATTTACCAAAGAATCAATCAAATGTAATAAAAGTTATCGGAGTAGGTGGAGGTGGTAGTAATGCCATCAACCATATGTTTAAACAAGGGATTAAAGGCGTAGATTTTATCGTCTGTAATACCGATTCCCAAGCACTGGATAATAGCGCCGTGCCGAATAAAATTCAACTAGGTGTTAATTTAACAGAAGGTCTTGGAGCTGGAGCAAACCCAGATGTAGGTCATCAATCAGCTATAGAAAGTGTGTCCGAAATTGAAAAAGTATTGGACCGCAATACCAAAATGGTTTTTATAACCGCAGGTATGGGTGGAGGAACCGGAACCGGAGCTGCACCAGTTATTGCACAATTAGCTAAAGAAAGAGACATTCTTACTGTTGGGATTGTTACTTTACCATTCTTGTTTGAGGGGAAAGTACGTCAAGAACAAGCTCTTATTGGAATCGAAAAATTGCGTAAGCAAGTTGATTCATTAATTGTAATCAATAATAATAAATTAAGAGAAGTATATGGAAATCTTGGGTTCAAAGCAGGATTTTCAAAAGCTGATGAAGTTTTGGCAACAGCCTCTAGAGGTATTGCTGAAGTAATAACTCATCACTATACTCAAAATATAGATTTGCGTGATGCTAAGACTGTATTGTATAATAGTGGAACCGCTATTATGGGATCATCTGTTTCTTCTGGTGAAAATAGAGCCAAAGAAGGAATCATCGCGGCTTTAGATTCTCCGCTTTTGAATGATAATAAAATCACTGGAGCCAAAAACGTATTGTTGCTTATCGTTTCTGGGACTAATGAAATTACTATTGATGAAATTGCTGAAATCAACGAACATATCCAGTCAGAAGCAGGATCAAATGCTAATATCATCATGGGGGTTGGTGAAGACGAAGCCCTTGGAGATGCTATTGCAGTTACGATTATTGCTACTGGTTTTGATGTTGAACAACAAAATGAAATCGTAAATGTTGAGCCTAAAAAAATCATACACACATTAGAAGATGAACAAAGAGGGGTTTTTGATTTGTCAAATAATACTGTAGCTGGTTTTAGCCTTAATAGCGAAGTAACAACAGCTAGTGATACCACTGCTGAAAGAATAGTTTTCGACTTAATGGAAGACGAAGTTGCAATTCCGGAACCGGTAATTGCTTCTATAGATGAAAATGAATTAATGGTTATGTCTGAATTTATTAAAAATCTAGATGTGACTTTCGAAATTGTTTCTCCTATAAAAGAGATTGATTTTATTATAACCAATCCTGCTGCTGAGCAAGTAAGAGAGGTAAAACAACCGGAACCAATTCGTTTTGAAGAGAAACAAGAGCAAACTATCTTTAGTTTTGATACGCCTTTACAAAGATCAGAGCCTTTACAGCCACAAGCGCCAGTAAGACAAGAGAATGAGATTTTGTTTGAACTTACAAACGAAACCCGTGATATAAAAGTGGTACAGCCAGTACAATTTGTTCCGGTAACAGAGTTGTCTGATAACGGAATAATAAAATATTCTCTTGAAGAATATATGGAGGTAGAGAATGATTTGTTAGATTGTAAGCCAGCGGCAAAAGTTGTGGAGGAAGAAGTGATTCCTGCAGAATTAAACATTACAATGAAACAAGTTGTCACTCCAATCGAAGAGGCACCAGCATTGGCTAATAATTCTCCTGTTGATATGACAATAGAGGAGACTTTACGATTTAGAGCAGAAGAAAGAAGAAAAAAATTAAAAGATTTTAATTATAAGTTTCATGATAATGTTTCAAGAGTCGATGAGTTAGAAAAAGAGCCGGCTTACAAGCGATTTGGTATCGATTTATCGAGTTCACAAAACAATAATGCAAATTCAAGAATATCTGTTGGGACAGACAGTAATAATGATTTACAATTACGTTCCAATAATTCTTATTTGCATGATAATGTAGATTAACAACAACTCAAGCCATTTTTGAGATAGCCCGAAAATTCAATTTAATTTTCGGGTTATTTTTTGTGTTAAAAGCATAAAATATGGCGCTTGTTAATGCGAGTAAAATTTTCTAAATTTGCAGGCCTTATCCCGCTTTACATAGCAGGATTTTTGAGGAATGCTAATTTTTTAATGGATTTATATAGCTTCAGGAGTTGCCTATATTAGGATAACTTTATGTAGGAAAGCAAATCTAAAATCGAAATTCAACAATCTAAAATCTAAAACATATGAGTTTATCAGCACAAATCATGGACGAGATTAAAAGTGCCATGAAAGCCAAAGATACAGTAGCATTAGAAGCTTTAAGAGCTATAAAATCAGAACTTTTATTGGCACAAACAGCTTCAGGTTCAAAAGAAGAAATCTCAGCTGATGATGAAATAAAATTACTTCAAAGATTAGTTAAAACACGTAAGGAAAGCGCGAGAATATTTACAGAGCAAAATCGTC
Protein-coding regions in this window:
- the ftsA gene encoding cell division protein FtsA, with amino-acid sequence MEKENIAVGLDIGTTKIVAMIGKKNEYGKLEILGVGKSKSLGVARGVVNNITQTIQSIQQAILEAENNSGYKIKDVVVGIAGQHIRSIQHSDYISRSNPEEVIGGNDIDLLINQVHKLAMLPGEEIIHVLPQEFKIDGQSDIKEPIGMYGGRLESSFHVVVGQASSIRNVGRCIQSSGIELSGLTLEPLASSDAVLSQEEKEAGVALIDIGGGTTDLAIFKDGIIRHTAVIPFGGNVITDDIKEGCSIIEKQAELLKVKFGSAWPGENKDNEIVSIPGLRGREPKEISLKNLSKIINARVVEIIEQVFTEVRAYGHEDPRKKLIAGIVLTGGGAQLKHIKQLVEYITGMDTRIGYPNEHLAGNSDVEISSPLYATAVGLVMNSIENKTQSAVRMQATIVPEKVIYREPVIEAIVEVKEEVYVEPEKVFQQSHTKEESTENKIRRSFFDKYVDKIKDFLDNAE
- the ftsZ gene encoding cell division protein FtsZ, translated to MSSNSEFGSISFDLPKNQSNVIKVIGVGGGGSNAINHMFKQGIKGVDFIVCNTDSQALDNSAVPNKIQLGVNLTEGLGAGANPDVGHQSAIESVSEIEKVLDRNTKMVFITAGMGGGTGTGAAPVIAQLAKERDILTVGIVTLPFLFEGKVRQEQALIGIEKLRKQVDSLIVINNNKLREVYGNLGFKAGFSKADEVLATASRGIAEVITHHYTQNIDLRDAKTVLYNSGTAIMGSSVSSGENRAKEGIIAALDSPLLNDNKITGAKNVLLLIVSGTNEITIDEIAEINEHIQSEAGSNANIIMGVGEDEALGDAIAVTIIATGFDVEQQNEIVNVEPKKIIHTLEDEQRGVFDLSNNTVAGFSLNSEVTTASDTTAERIVFDLMEDEVAIPEPVIASIDENELMVMSEFIKNLDVTFEIVSPIKEIDFIITNPAAEQVREVKQPEPIRFEEKQEQTIFSFDTPLQRSEPLQPQAPVRQENEILFELTNETRDIKVVQPVQFVPVTELSDNGIIKYSLEEYMEVENDLLDCKPAAKVVEEEVIPAELNITMKQVVTPIEEAPALANNSPVDMTIEETLRFRAEERRKKLKDFNYKFHDNVSRVDELEKEPAYKRFGIDLSSSQNNNANSRISVGTDSNNDLQLRSNNSYLHDNVD